The proteins below are encoded in one region of Halalkalicoccus jeotgali B3:
- a CDS encoding GcvT family protein, whose translation MSAETLPRSAETVIIGAGCVGCSTAYHLAEQGREEIVVVDQGPLFETGGSTSHAPGLVFQTTENELMSRLAQYTVDLYGDLDSFADCGGIEVAYTEERWDYLQRKREYGRSWGVEGGELLSPDEVAAEIPQIDSSVIHGGYYVPSDGKAHAVDASAAMAHAAEDRGAAEFYGHTTVTDVETGSDGVEAVVTDNGRIEAEEVLVATNIWGPLFGEMVGVDVPLVPCAHQYLVSEPMEKLAGASEELEQPILRHQDYSLYFRQHGDSYGIGSYDHEPLLVDPEDIRAPEEAEEMPSIREFTEEHFYEPTHPDIDKSAYDAARELVPAFDEVGFERAFNGMFSFTPDGMPILGETEDIDGLWWALAVWVTQSGGVGSVVASLMDEGVPRLDGTKVDISGAHIERFQPHSGSRAFSYARGGQQYQEVYQLLHPNEQPVEQRGLRRSPFYERQKALGAEFFEAGGWEVPQWYGDNESLLEEYDVPDRSGWLSQGWSPIQGAEHQAVRDGVGIYDLSRYTGIEITGEGALDCVQHLFANDLDSSVGQVRYSPMLDHDGGVLADMAVTRLGENRFVATTGGGASATEHTRWIREHAPDDVRIDAHVSDQCGLGVWGPNAREVLQPLTEEDLSNDAFGYFRAKEFYIDSIPVLALRVSYVGELGWELYAPTEYGGRLWDLIWEQGREHDMVALGNGAFLGSLRLEKGYRLWGTDLTPEHDPDEAGIGFAVDTDTDFIGRDALVEARETDLDREIVPMTFDRDGEIVDGGTPILDGEEVLGHVKAADYGYSIDAGIAYGYLPPEYAEAGVALETEFEGKRYPVTVAEEPLFDSDREKIIR comes from the coding sequence ATGAGCGCCGAGACGCTCCCACGGAGTGCCGAAACCGTCATCATCGGAGCCGGCTGCGTCGGCTGTAGCACCGCCTACCACCTCGCCGAGCAGGGCCGCGAGGAAATCGTCGTCGTCGACCAGGGGCCCCTCTTCGAGACGGGCGGATCGACCTCCCACGCCCCGGGACTGGTCTTTCAGACGACCGAGAACGAACTGATGAGCCGGCTCGCACAGTACACCGTCGACCTCTACGGCGACCTCGATAGCTTCGCCGACTGTGGCGGTATCGAGGTCGCCTACACCGAGGAACGGTGGGACTACCTGCAGCGAAAGCGCGAATACGGCCGCTCGTGGGGGGTCGAGGGTGGCGAGCTGCTCTCACCCGACGAGGTCGCCGCGGAGATCCCGCAGATCGATTCCTCGGTTATCCACGGCGGCTACTACGTTCCGAGTGACGGCAAGGCTCACGCGGTCGATGCCTCGGCGGCGATGGCCCACGCGGCCGAGGATAGGGGTGCCGCGGAGTTCTACGGCCACACCACCGTCACCGACGTCGAGACCGGTAGTGACGGAGTCGAAGCGGTCGTCACCGACAACGGGCGCATCGAAGCGGAGGAGGTGCTCGTGGCGACGAACATCTGGGGGCCGCTGTTCGGCGAGATGGTCGGCGTCGACGTTCCCCTGGTCCCCTGTGCCCACCAGTACCTCGTGAGCGAACCCATGGAGAAACTCGCGGGCGCGAGCGAGGAGCTCGAACAGCCGATCCTGCGCCACCAAGATTATTCCCTCTATTTCCGCCAGCACGGCGACTCGTACGGGATCGGCTCGTACGATCACGAGCCTCTCCTGGTGGACCCCGAGGACATCCGCGCGCCCGAGGAGGCCGAGGAGATGCCCTCGATCCGGGAGTTCACCGAGGAACACTTCTACGAGCCGACCCACCCGGACATCGACAAATCCGCCTACGACGCCGCCCGCGAACTCGTCCCCGCCTTCGACGAGGTCGGGTTCGAGCGCGCGTTCAACGGGATGTTCTCCTTTACGCCGGACGGAATGCCGATCCTCGGCGAGACGGAGGATATCGACGGGCTGTGGTGGGCGCTTGCGGTCTGGGTGACCCAATCGGGCGGTGTCGGCAGCGTCGTCGCCTCGTTGATGGACGAGGGCGTTCCCCGATTGGATGGCACGAAGGTCGACATCAGCGGGGCGCACATCGAGCGGTTCCAGCCCCATTCGGGTAGCCGGGCCTTTTCGTACGCCCGCGGCGGCCAGCAGTACCAGGAGGTCTACCAGCTGCTCCACCCGAACGAACAGCCCGTCGAGCAGCGCGGCCTGCGCCGCAGCCCCTTCTACGAACGCCAGAAGGCACTCGGGGCCGAGTTCTTCGAGGCGGGTGGCTGGGAGGTCCCCCAGTGGTACGGCGATAATGAGTCCCTACTCGAGGAGTACGACGTGCCCGACCGGTCGGGTTGGCTCTCGCAGGGCTGGTCGCCCATTCAGGGGGCCGAACACCAGGCCGTTCGAGACGGCGTCGGGATCTACGACCTCTCGCGGTACACGGGAATCGAGATCACCGGCGAGGGGGCGCTCGATTGCGTCCAGCACCTGTTCGCGAACGACCTCGACAGCTCGGTCGGCCAGGTGCGCTACAGCCCGATGCTCGATCACGACGGCGGGGTGCTGGCGGACATGGCGGTCACCCGGCTGGGCGAGAACCGCTTCGTGGCAACGACCGGTGGCGGCGCGTCGGCGACCGAGCACACCCGCTGGATCCGCGAGCACGCGCCCGACGACGTGCGGATCGACGCCCACGTCTCCGATCAGTGTGGACTGGGCGTCTGGGGACCCAACGCGCGGGAGGTGCTCCAGCCGCTGACCGAGGAGGATCTCTCGAACGACGCCTTCGGCTACTTCCGCGCCAAGGAGTTCTACATCGATTCCATCCCCGTCCTCGCACTGCGGGTCTCGTATGTCGGCGAACTGGGCTGGGAGCTGTACGCGCCCACCGAGTACGGCGGGCGGCTCTGGGACCTCATCTGGGAACAGGGAAGAGAACACGACATGGTCGCGCTCGGCAACGGCGCCTTCCTCGGGTCCCTTCGATTGGAGAAGGGCTACCGGCTGTGGGGGACCGACCTCACGCCCGAACACGACCCCGACGAGGCGGGGATCGGCTTCGCGGTCGATACTGATACCGACTTCATCGGGCGGGATGCGCTCGTCGAGGCGAGAGAGACGGATCTCGACCGCGAGATCGTCCCGATGACGTTCGATAGGGACGGTGAGATCGTCGACGGCGGCACGCCGATCCTCGACGGCGAGGAGGTCCTCGGCCACGTGAAGGCCGCAGACTACGGCTACAGCATCGACGCCGGTATCGCCTACGGCTACCTCCCACCCGAGTACGCGGAGGCTGGCGTCGCCCTCGAAACCGAGTTCGAGGGCAAGCGCTACCCCGTGACGGTCGCCGAGGAGCCGCTGTTCGATTCCGACCGGGAGAAGATCATCCGCTGA